A window of Marinobacter halotolerans genomic DNA:
CAAGCCAGCCATTGTTGCGGCTGTCGTCCGGAGTTTCGAACCGGCGCTTGCCCCAGACGTGGGACAGGGAGTTAATCGATACTGTTGCATGGAAAAGCACAACCGTAGAGATAAAGAAGCCCCACACCAACAACTGCAGCCCGTTAGTGCCCAGGTGCGGCGCTGTGGCCGCAAGAAGCTCGCCCAGACCGTAAATACCCAAGGCGGCAGCGGTGGGAACCAGTGAGTCAAACCGGTTAAGGAACTTGAGTTCCGGAAAGCGCATCCAGTCTTTCACCCGGCGTTCGTCCATGGCGAATCCGGCGTCACAAGTGAACCAGCCCACATGGGACCACCAGAAACCTCCCTGGTGCGGCGAGTGCAGGTCTTCTTCGCGATCAGAATGCTGGTGGTGGTGACGGTGATGGGCCGCCCACCAGAGCGGGCCGCGCTGGGCTGCACTTGCCCCGAGCAGCCCGAACAGAAACTGTGCTACGCGGCTGGTCTTGAACGTTTTGTGGGCAAAATAGCGATGGTAGAAGCCGGTAATCGCGAACATCCGGATAACGAAGAAGCCGGCCGCAAAAGCAATGGCAAAGGCGCTTGTTCCGGTTACCAGAACCAGCAGGCAGGCAAGGTGTAATGCGATAAAAGGAAGAACTCGGATAACGTTGAACGATCGTGATTCGGTGTCCAGGTGATCCGAACCTGCGGCCGAATCGAACCACCTCAGAATGTTTGTCAGCCAGTTTTGCACTCGGGTCATACCCTGCTTGCCTTTTGTTTCATGGTTTAAACTATAACGCGCCCATTCATACGTTTATTCACCCGCTTCTGGATGCATCCTGAATGATGATTAACAATTCTCAGTCTTCCCCAAATTTACGTTCTATCGCGGTCATCGGTTCAGGGCTTGCGGGGCTTACCTCCGCACTTTTGCTCCAGGAACAGGGGCATCAGGTCACCGTTTTTGAAAAAAGTCGGGGCCCCGGCGGACGCCTGGCGGCCAAGCGGGTTGACGGTGGCTCCGCCGATATTGGCGCTCAGTATTTCACAATACGTAACCCGGCGTTTTATCAGTTTCTGGATGAACATGCCGGAACCGATGCTTATGCACCCTGGCAGGGACGTTTCGGGTATCAGACCGCGCCGGGGCAGTGGGAGCCGTTTCCGGATGAGACTCGCTACGTCGGCGTACCCAGAATGACCGCCATTACCCGGGCCCTGTCTGCAAAGACTGATATGGTTGCCCAGACCCGGATTGCCAGGCTGGAAAGCGATGAAAACAAGACTTGGGTACTGGTATCCACCGAGGACGAACGCTTCGGGCCTTTTGACGCTGTCATCGTCACCGCACCTCCGGCCCAGGCACAGGACCTGCTTGCCGACAGCAAGCTGGTTGACCTGGCGGCGGAGCTGGATGAGCCGGTTCGCCATGTGCAGCCGTGCTGGTCCGTGGCCGTACACTTTTCCCGGCCACCGTTCGAAAGCTATGAGGGAATGCGGGTAAAGAGCGACCTTCTCAGCTGGGTGGGCAACAATTCCAGCAAGCCGGGCAGGGATGACGCCGGACAATGGTGGGTACTCCACGCGTCCTCCGACTGGTCCCGGGCCAATGTCGACAGGCCGGCGGAACAGGTGGCCGGTGACATGATTCGCGAATTTCAGTCTGTCACCGGCTCCCGACAGGAGCCGGATAACGTGGTCACTCATCGCTGGCTGTATGCAAAATCCTCTGACACCGATACGCCGGGCCACCGCTGGTTTGCGGACCAGCGAATCGGACTGGCAGGAGACTGGCTCAGTGGCGGCCGCGTTGAGGGTGCATTTAATAGTGCCAGCGGCCTGGTCGATGCCATGGGCAATATTTCCGGTTAGCGGTCCCTGGTGGATGCAGGTGGTGTGTAGAAATGGGTGATGGTGCCGTCCTGAAATTTGCTGAAAAACGCGCTGACCTCGGTAATCTTCTTCAGCGAGCGTGAGCGGTTGATGGGGTCTTTCACGAGCACCTTGATACCGTTGAAGTTGTCCTGAATATTGGAAAAGCGCGCCCGCATCGAGCAGGTCACCACCTCGTCGGGGTCCAGCGCCAGTTGGGATGCCAGCCAGCGACTGTGATCTTCGATCCCCTGGGCGGTAAGGTCCTCTCTCGTGTCGAGGTGGTTGAGCTTAACCCGGTCGACAATACAGCGGGAAAAACTGCGGGGGTGGTTGCGGGAGACTTTCCGGAAGGCCTCCCAGAAAAAGCTGTCTGTCAGGTCGGCAAAATGCCGCATATCGCTGAGGCAGGTATCAACCCAGGCGAACATGTCTGGGTCGTCCAGCACTTCATTGATTGCCTCGCGCAGCAGCCAGTCAAAACCGAGCGCCGTTTTGTGGGCGTAGACCTTGCGGTACATCTGGTGACGGCTATAAACGAAATCTTCAAGCGCCCCAAGGCCCTTCTGGGTAATGGCCAGTCCCAACCAGGGCTCCCGCACGTCCCAGCCGAACCGCAGGTTGCTGAGCAGGTGGTCCAGATTGAAGCCACCAATCGTCACGGAGGAATGAAACCCGTCCCTTAGCATGTAATCCGCCCGATCCGCATCGATTTCACCGGAGACAATGGATGAAAGCAGATCCATTACCAGTCGCGGCGTGTCGGATTTGCTGAGAACGCCGGATTCTGCATCCTCGCCGGCAATAAAGTGCCAGAAGGTGCGGGCGTGCTGACAGAAGGTTTCGCTGGGCTGGACGTCGGTGGTTTCCATTATCCCGATGACGTCCCGGGCATCCAGGCCGGCTTCTGCCATGGATACCGCCGACAGAACGTCGTGGGCCACCCGCACGGAATAGTGCTCATGCTCCAGTTCGTGGGGCTTTTCGCTGTGATAGACGGTGTAGTCCGCATCTTTCCAGAGCTCTTCAAAACGCTCGGGCCGGGCCATCAGCTCGTGGATGCGTCGGGCCTGGGTGAACTGGTGGGAGAAACTGGAATGCCCGCTGTCATGCAGCAAGCAGCCGAGGCGGATGATTTTGGCAAGATAATCAATCGCATCCAACTGATTCATGCTGAGATCGTTCTGATCACTGAGTTTGCGCTCGCGCAGGTAGGCGTCAATCATTGAGCGAAACATCCGTGTTCCAACGTACATAACACCGATGCTGTGCAGAAAACGGGAGTGGGTGGCGCCGGGGAATACCAGGCTCAGGATGTCGTTCTGGCAGATATTGCGCAGGCGCTGGAACAGCGGGTGGTCAATCACCTGGATTTCGTGCCGGTAAAGAGGAATACCGCCATGGACGGGGTCCATGATCAGTTTATCGTAGGCACCGAGCAGGTCATTGACTGCACTTCGCATGGATCTGTTCCTCCAAATTCGGTAAAGATGGCTTGTTATATCACAGGGGCATGCCAGAATAGATGACGGATGGCCGAATTTCCTTTTACCGCTGGCAGTTTAGGGCACAACCATGACATCGCGCACCGAGCGCATTCTGATCATCGACTCAGACGAAAATGCCCGTTCAGAGCTTGGCCGTTACCTGAGCGCCCGGGGCTTCTACGTTTACGATTCCCCGGACCTGGCCTCCGCTCGCTCTCTGTTTGATCGCGACACCCCGGATATCATCTTTGCCGACCTGTCCCCCGCGGCTATATCGGAGCTGGTCGGCCGCCTGGATGATGCAGGTATCTTTGCGCCTATTGTTGCTGTTTCGGCCACCCACCGAGCCGCCGATATTGTAGAAGCACTGAGGGCGGGCGCCGCCGATGTGGCGCTCAAGCCCTGCGCCGACGACAAGGGCGCCCTGGATGATGTGATCGGCAAGCTGTTTGACCGGGTTCGCGTTAACCGGCTCAATCATCTTTACCGTCAGGAGCTGGAAGAGGCCAACCGCGACTTGCGCGACGGTATTGCCGAGCTCCGCGCCGACCAGAATGCCGGACGCAAGGTCCAGCTCAAGATGCTGCCTGACCACGAACAGGTCATTTCAGGCCTTAGCGTCGACCACCTTATCAAACCCTCGCTCTATCTGAGCGGCGATTTTCTCGACTATTTCCCGTTATCCGACGACAAAGTCCTGGTTTACATCGCCGACGTATCCGGCCATGGCGCCAGTTCAGCCTTCGTGACTGTTCTGCTGAAAAACCTGACCAACCGGCTGCAACGCAACCTGCGCCGCGGGTCCAGCAGTGACATTCTGCACCCGAATCAGTTCCTGGATCGTATCAATACCGAACTGCTGGATACCGGGCTGGGCAAGCACGTTACGGTATTCGTGGGCATTATCTCGGTTTCCGAGCGAGCGCTGCGCTACTCGGTCGGTGCGCATTTCCCGATGCCGATCCTGTCTTTCGTGAGCGGCGAGACACGGTTTCTCGAGGGCAGCGGGTTGCCGGTGGGGCTTTTTGAAGATCCCCAATGGGAAGTTTACGAGGTTCCGTTGCACGAACCTTTCAATCTGATTCTGTTTTCAGACGGAATTCTGGAAGTTATCCGGGAGAAGAGCCTGGATGAAAAGGAGCGGCAGCTACTTGAAGTCGTATCTGGAGGCCGTCACACTATTGGGGCATTAAGCGATGCTCTGAATCTGGAAGAGATCACAGAGTTACCTGACGATATTGCTATCGTATCGGTGACGGACTCGAAGTCCGTTATCAATGGGCCGACGTCGACATAGTGGCAGTGAACTCAATGGCTGGTTATAAAATCCTGCAGGCGGAACAACAGGGCATTTATGTCCTCAAGTTTATTGGAGAAATCCGGCTAAACCTCTGTTCAACGCTGGACAATCTTGTTGAGTCCATCACTCAGGACCCGGACTTCAAAACCGTAGTGGTTGATGTTACCGAAACCGACATCATCGACAGCACCACGCTCGGTCTGCTTGCAAAGATCGCCATGGCCGCCAAGAAGCGCAGCCAGTTCCTACCCACACTGATCTCCACCAATCCGGACATCACCCGTATCGCCATCTCCATGGGCTTTGACAAGATTTTTATTATTGTGAAAGAGCCCGCCTCCCGCATTGAAGAGCTTGAAGAAATCCCCGTGCTCAAGGCGAGTGAACAGGAAGTCCGCGACAAGGTCCTTGAAGCCCATCGTGTGCTGATGGGCATGAACAGCCGCAACCGGGAAGAATTCAAGAACCTGGTGCGCGCCCTGGAATGCGAAGAGCCCGGCTAAAGCCCGGGCCATACCCCATTGAAGGGATAGATTATGTCTCAAAACACTGATGCCCAACCGCAGAGGCCCGGGGCCAGCGGTCAGCATGTGGCTGTACTGGGTGGCGGCAGCTTTGGTACGGCCATGGCCAAGGTTCTTGCAGAGAACGGCCACACCGTCCATTTCTGGATGCGTGATCAGGCGCAGGCCGACCAGATCCGGGAAACCGGCTACAACACCCGCTATATGCCGGATGTAAAGCTTGAGGGCGATATCCGGCCTACCATACATCTGCCGGAAGCCGTGGCGAATGCCGGCACGGTTCTGGTTGCGATTCCCAGTAAGGCATTCCGTGCTGTGATCCGCGAGAACAGCGCCGCCTTCCGGGACGGTCAGATTGTGGTCAGCCTGACCAAGGGTATCGAAGAACACGGCTTCAAGCTGATGAGCGAAATACTGGTGGAAGAAATTCCCCGCTGCCGGATTGGCGTGCTCGGGGGCCCTAATCTCGCCGGCGAAATTGTCAGCCGTGACCTTACCGCCACCACCATTGCCGCAAAAGATCCGGATGTGCGCCGGGAACTCCAGTTGCTGCTTGGCTGTGAGTATTTCCGGGTGTACGCCAATGTCGACGTTTACGGCGTGGAGCTGGCGGGCGCGCTGAAGAACATCTATGCCATCATTGCCGGCCTGGCCTCGGCTCGTGGTCTTGGCGAGAACGCCAAAGCGATGCTCATTACCCGCGGCCTTGCGGAGATGAGCCGGTTTGCCGTCAGCCTGGGAGCAAACCCGATGACCTTTATGGGGCTGGCCGGGGTGGGAGACCTGATCGTTACCTGTACTTCCTCCAAAAGCCGGAACTTCCGGATTGGTTATGCTCTGGGTGAGGGCAAGGATCTGGATGACGCCGTGGCGGAACTGGGGCAGGTGGCAGAAGGCATCTATACGCTGAAACTGGTGAAACAGAAATCCGAGGCAATCGGTATCTACATGCCGCTGGTTCGCGGCCTGCACGAGATCATGTATGAGGGCGCCTCAATCAATGCGGTGATTAACAGCCTGATGATGTCGGTCCAGAATTCCGACGTGGAATTTATCTTGCCCAGAACGATATCCCAGTGAACGGCATCGGAATTGGGAGGTTATCGTGCAACTGATCATTATGCGACACGGCGAGGCAGGTTATCACTCCCTCGATCGTCAGCGGGAGCTGACCGAATATGGCCGGCAGGCGGTGGCCGAAGTTGCAGCACAGATTGCCGAATCGCCATGGCGGCCCAGAACGCTCTGGTGCAGCCCCCTGGTCAGGGCGCGCCAGACTGCGGCCATCGCCTCCGAAATACTGAACTGTCCGGTCTACGAAAAAGAGTTCATTACCCCTGATGACGACCCCGGCAAATGCCTGGATGCAGTGCTGGAGTCGTCGGAATCCAAATTGATGATTGTGTCCCACATGCCGCTTGTGGGCAGCCTGGCTACGCTTTTTGTTGACGGACACCGACAGGGCATACCGTTGATGACCGCCCAGGCTATTGTGCTGGATATGCCGGTAGCGGGCCCAGGCTGCGCCGATCTGAAAGCGCAGTTCCTGCCGTAAAACAGTCAGGTTACCTCATGCTGCAACCAAACAGGGCTGATATCTATGAGTCAGAAACCAGACGCCATTGCGAAGCAGATTGAGTCTGTCGCCGGTAAAAAGGCAAAGCCGCCGCTGGACAAATGGCACCCGGAACTGTCCGGTGATATCGATATTGTGGTTAATCGCAAGGGGCAGTGGCTCTATCGAGGCAAACCCATGGCTCGCGAAGCGATTGTCCGGCTGTTCTCTACCATTTTGCGTCGGGAAGAAGACGGCCATTACTACCTGGTCACGCCGGTGGAGAAGTGGCGCATCGAGGTAGAAGACGCTCCGCTACTGGCTCACAGCCTGAAGGTTGAAGGTGAGGGCAGGGAGCGTGCCCTGTCGGTGACCACCAGTGTTGGTGAAGAACTTCCCATTGACGAGCAACATCCGCTCTCCGTCGGCACCTATCCCGGGACGGACGAGCCGCGGCCGGTGATACTTCTGCCCCATGGCCTGGAGGCCAGGCTGGTGACGTCGGCCTATTACGAGCTGGCCGATCTGGTGGCTGCCGATAATCCGGATCCGGACGATCCCATGGGGGTCTGGAGTCATGGAAATTTCTATCGAATTGCCTGAAACGGTTGAAAACATCAGCCCCGACCCCACTATTTCACGGTAGAAAACGCAGCATGACACTTGTTAGACTGTATTTTCACACTTGTTACCGAGCCTGGCTCTCTAACGAGGCCCGGTGGTCGTAAGTTGCTCTGTGCAGTCTGGCTGTTCATGATTACTTTCGATTACCCACTCATTCATTAAACAGTCATTGCGACACGCAAGGAGATCACATGGCCCAACCACGTGTTGTCACCATCCATTACACGCTTACAAACGATCAGGGAGAAGAGCTGGACTCCTCCCGTGTAGAAGGTCGCGAGCCTCTGTCTTATCTGGAAGGTGCGCAAAACATCATCGGTGGACTGGAAAACGCCCTGAACGAGAAAGATGCTGGCGATCAGGTGAAAGTTTCTGTCGAGCCGGGCGAAGGCTACGGCGAAGTCAACGAAGAGCTGATTCAGCCTGTTCCGCTGACTGCATTTGAAGGCGTCGATACCATCGAGCCGGGCATGCAGTTCCAGGCACAGACTCCGGGCGGCCCTCAGGTCGTTCGTGTAGTAGAAGTTGGCGATGAAACCGTCACTATCGATGCCAACCATCCGCTGGCGGGCCAGACTCTGCACTTCGACGTAGAAGTTGTGGAAGCTCGCGAAGCAACGGATGAAGAGCAGGAGCATGGTCACGCTCACTAACTGAGTAGCGACGACCTTAGCAGGCGTAGCATTTTGCTGCGCCTGGCTTTATTCCCCTCCCGATTTATCCCGATGAGCAGCCGGCTCATTCGTCTCTGCGGTCGTTCCGGCGTGCTCCGTTTCGGCTTGTTTCATTAGACTCATCCCACCTTCTAACAGCAGTGATTTGAGTCTCGGGTCTGACTGTTCCACGACGCCTGCCGCAAATGCCGTCAAAGCCGCTTCGAGAGGATTTTCTCGAATCAGGTCGCGAAGCACGTCGATCCCAGACCGTGACGTTTCGCTGGCTTTCTCGCCCGACTTGCCCCGGCGAACCGGACGCGTAAGCCGCTGAAAAACGATCGCGAGTAAAAGCAGGCAGATAAAACCCGCCAGTGCCATGGCTCCCGCTTCGCCAAGAAAGGGCGACATGGCGATGAGGGAGGCCTGAACAAGAAGGTAGAAGCCGGTGATAAGTAGGGCGGTCAGCAAGACCATCGACAGCACCACGCCTATGATGGCAGCCGCAGCCTTGCGTAACGCACCCTGAATCTGTGCTGAATCAAGCATGATCAGCGATCAAACATCTTGCCTACGAGTATGCCCGCCAGAAACATAATGACGATACTCAGGAAGGGTCGCTCTTCAATCCGGTGTTCGACATCATGGACGGCCTTATCTCCGGCATCTCTTGCACGGTGCAGGGCTTCGTCGCCTTTCTGTCTGACCTGGTCAAAAGCTTCACGGCTTTCACGACGGATTTCATCCCGAAGACTGCTGATATTGCTCTTCTGGCTTTCCGAAACGGTCTTGGTTAATTTGGACAGATCTTCGCGTAGAGCTTGCAAATCCCGCTTGACCTGTTCGTAGTCGTCCTGGGTAGTTTTGGCTTCCATAGCGTGCCTCCTTAAACAACAAAGTGTTTGTTAATTTGGCGTTTCCAAGCATCACACTTTGTACCCGTCACTGCTTATTCAGATCAGCAATCCATCAACGAGTACAATAAAAACCCTAGCACAGAAAAAGGGGGCCTGCATGCATCTTGCCAGGCCCCCTTTAGCAATCTGACGGCCCTTTTTCGGACCGTTATCTGTATGTTGGTTACATGTTCGGGTAGTTGGGGCCACCGCCACCTTCCGGCGTTACCCAGTTGATGTTCTGGGCCGGATCCTTGATGTCACAGGTTTTGCAGTGGACACAGTTTTGGGCGTTGATCTGGAATTTCAGACCACTGCCATCGTCCTTTTCAACCACCTCATACACCCCGGCAGGGCAATAGCGCTGAGCCGGTTCGTTGTACTTGGGGAGGTTCTCCTCAAGCGGAATCGTCGGATTGGTCAGCTTAAGGTGAACTGGCTGGTCTTCCTCGTGGTTGGTGTTGGAAATAAACACCGAGGACAGCTTGTCAAAGGTCAGCTTGTTATCCGGTTTTGGATAGTCGATCTTTTTGGCCTGATCGGCCTGTTTCAGGGTTGCGTAGTCTGGCACCGTGTCGTGAAAAGTGAACGGCAGGGTTCTGTGCAGGATGTTCTGCTCGAAGAACGCGATGGCGCCACCAACAAAGTTACCGAACTTGTGCATGCCCGGGCTGAAGTTACGCTCGTTGAACAGCTCCTTGTAAAGCCAGCTGTCCTTGAAACGCTCCTCAAAACTGGTGATTTCTTCACCGGCCTTGCCTTCCTTCAGCGCTTCGAACACCGCTTCAGCGCCCAGAATGCCGGACTTCATGGCGGTGTGGGAGCCCTTGATCTTGGAGCTGTTCAGGGTGCCCGCATCGCAACCCAGCAGCAGGCCACCGGGGAAGCTCATCTTCGGCAGGGAATTGAAGCCGCCCTTGGTAATGGCGCGGGCGCCGTAGGAGACCCGCTTTCCGCCTTCCAGGTGCTTGCTGATTTCCGGGTGCAGTTTCAGCCGCTGGAATTCATCGAACGGGCTCAGGTGCGGGTTACTGTAGGACAGGTCCGTGATCAGCCCGACATAGACTTGGCCGTTTTCCAGGTGATACAGGAACGAACCACCGGTGGAGCCGGATTCGTTCAGCGGCCAGCCTGTGGTGTGGATGACCAGGCCCGGCTCGTGTTTGGCCGGGTCAATGTCCCACAGCTCCTTGATGCCGATGCCATAGTGTTGCGGATCCTTGCCTTCATCCAGCTTGAAATCATTGATGAGGCGCTTGCCCAGGTGACCGCGACAGCCTTCAGTGAACAGGGTGTACTTGGCGCGCAGTTCCATGCCAGGCATGTAGCCGTCTTTCTCGGAACCGTCGCGGGCCAAGCCCATATCGCCGGTAATGATGCCTTTAACCTGGCCGTCTTCGATAATGGTTTCGGATGCGGCGAAGCCGGGATACACCTCAACGCCGAGTTCCTCGGCCTGCTCGGCCAGCCAGCGGCACAGGTTGCCAAGGCTAATAATATAGTTGCCGTGGTTGTGCATGTTTTTGGGAACAAACGCGTTGGGGATCTTGCTGGCGTTTTTCTGGTTTTTCAAAAGGAAAATGTCGTCGCGGGTAACCGGCGTATTCAGCGGTGCCCCTTTTTCTTTCCAGTCCGGGAAGAGTTCATTGAGGGCCGTTGGCTCAAATACCGTGCCGGCCAGAATGTGGGCGCCGATCTCGGAACCTTTTTCTACCACACAAACCGTCAACTCCTGTTCGGACTCCTGGGCCATCTGCATGATGCGACAGGCTGCCGAAAGGCCCGCAGGCCCACCGCCGACGATCAGAACATCAAATTCCATCGATTCGCGTTCCACGTTGGTCTCCTCAAACATTTCTATTTATGGGTGCCTTTCGACACTTTCCTGATCGTGTGCCATCAGTTTCCTGAGGCTTTTTGCTGAGCCGTATGATAGCGATTTATGGCTCTATAAACGACCGCTTCTGCCTGAAAGTGCCCGATTCGTTTCAATCAGAGGATACCGCAAAACAGAAATCAAACAAACGTTTGTTTGAAATTTGGTCCGGGCTTTGGCATTGTTCGTACAGCAGGGTACATCAAGGTTGTTCTATTGACCCCACTGACCTTTGTGGGCAGTATTATGTCGCCCTGACAGACAGCAGCCCTGCGCATTGAAGCTGTCCTCAAACGTAAACTCATTGTAGAAGAACGAGGAATCTATGAAGGTTCTGGTCGCCGTAAAACGAGTTATTGATTACAACGTAAAGGTGCGCGTCAAGCCGGACAACACCGGTGTGGACCTTGCCAACGTCAAAATGGCAATGAACCCATTCTGTGAAATCGCGGTTGAAGAAGCGGTTCGTCTGAAAGAGAAGGGCGTTGCCAGTGAAATCGTCGTGGTTACCATCGGCCCCAAGGCTGCCCAGGAGCAGATCCGTACTGCACTGGCCCTCGGTGCAGACCGTGGCATTCACATCGAGACCGATGAGGAAGTCCAGTCTCTGGAAGCAGCCAAGCTGCTGAAGAGCGTTGTCGAGAAAGAAGAGCCCAAGCTGGTTATTCTTGGCAAGCAGTCCATCGATTCTGACAACAACCAGACTGGCCAGATGCTGGCAGCACTGACCGGAATGGGCCAGGGCACCTTCGCATCCGAAGTGGTTATTGAAGGGGAGAAAGTTCAGGTAACCCGTGAAATCGACGGCGGCCTGATGACGGTTGGCCTGAGCCTGCCTGCGGTTGTTACTACCGACCTTCGCCTCAACGAGCCGCGCTATGCTTCTCTGCCGAACATTATGAAGGCGAAGAAGAAGCCTCTGGACACCATGTCACCGGCTGATCTTGGCGTTGAGATTACATCGCGTCTGTCCACCCTGAAGGTTGAGGCTCCGGCTTCCCGTCAGGCGGGTATCAAGGTAGCGGATGTAGCTGAGCTGGTCGACAAACTGAAGAACGAAGCGAAGGTGATCTAAATGAGCATCCTTGTATTTGCTGATCATGATAACAGCAGCCTGAAGCAGTCCACGCTCAACGTGGTTGCCGCTGCTAAAGCCATCGGTGGCGATATCGACATTCTGGTTGCCGGTGAAAACTGTGGTTCCGTAGGCGAAGCTGCGGCACAGGCCGAAGGCGTGAACAAGGTTCTGGTTGCGGATAATGCCGCTTACGGTCACTCACTGGCAGAAAACCTGTCAGAGCTGGTGGCAGAAGTTGGCAAGGGTTACAGCCACATTCTAGCCTCCGCAGGCACCACCGGTAAGGATTTCATGCCGCGTGTTGCAGCATTGCTGGACGTTGCCCAGGTGTCGGACATCATGCGCGTTGAGTCCGAGGACACATTCGTGCGTCCGATCTACGCGGGTAACGCCATCGCGACCGTGAAAGCGACTGACAGCATCAAGGTCATCACGGTTCGTCCCACCGCCTTTGATCCGGTTGCTGCTGAAGGCGGATCCGCGTCTGTTGAAGCACTGGACGTTGTGAAGGATGCAGGCCTGTCCGAGTTCGTCAGTGAAGAGCTTGCCAAGTCCGACCGTCCTGACCTGTCCAGCGCCGACATCGTCATTTCCGGTGGCCGCGGCATGCAGAACGGTGACAACTTCAAGATGCTGGAAAGCGTTGCCGACCAACTGGGTGCCGCCATCGGCGCTTCCCGTGCGGCGGTTGATGCCGGTTTCGTACCGAACGATATGCAGGTCGGCCAGACCGGTAAGATCGTTGCACCGCAGCTGTACATCGCGGTGGGCATTTCCGGTGCTATCCAGCACCTGGCAGGTATGGGCGATTCCAAAGTGATCGCAGCCATCAACAAGGACGAAGAGGCGCCGATTTTTCAGGTAGCTGATTACGGCCTGGTTGCTGACCTGTTCGAAGCTGTACCACAGCTGGAAGAAGAACTGAAAAAGGTTCTTTGACCATCGGCGATTGAAAAAGGCACCTTAGGGTGCCTTTTTTATTGCCTGGCTCTTATTGCCGTGGCGGTCTGTCGCGATCTTTTGACCGGCGGGCGGTCAAACGTTTTTCTTTGCGGCTGATGAACAGAGTATCGGCAATCAGATGAATCGCTTTATTGGTCGTCTGGGCCGCTTTGTATATCTGGGCGCTGGTATTGTTGTGGGTTTCCCGGGCACGTCGGGCACTTTCACGGAATTCTTCGTCGGTGGAAAAGTGGTCGATCAGGCTGAAGGTTGTGGCGGCAATCGCCTTGTGCATTTTTTCCACGGCTGAAGTGCCCTGTTTCACCGTGTCTTCAAGCAATCGGGCCCGGTTGCGGGTTTCCAGCAGCTCCATGCGACTTTTCTGGATATGACTGTTGGCCGAACGCTGGGCCGCGCGCAAGCTTATCAGGACCCGGCGGTTACGGAGGTGTATCGAGAAGGCGACCGCCAGAAAACAGGTGGTGACCAGGATTAGAACAGTGCTGGTAATGAGCAGGGCGTTCATAAAGCTCCTAGCGATAGTCTAGTTGCATGGTGACTTGAATATCCCGTTCTTCCAGCTCTTTCTGTAATTCCTTCATAACCTCCTGATACACAAGCCTTGTTACCATCACCGGTAGTCGGTCTGCAAGCACTCTGGCAGAACGGGATTCCCGGCGGGCGACGGCAATCGGATCAACAACCTGAAGCGTAAGTACCAGCTGCGGTTCCCGGGTATCATCTGGCCCATGGCTCTCTTGCAAGGCGTCCTGGATAAGGGCTTTCTGCATGCGGACCTGCCAGAATAGCCAGGCGCTGATCAGGGTGAGAATTATGCTCAACGTGAGCAGCAGGGTGGTCAATGTAAAACCTCCATTGGTGATCGTGTGTTAGTGCTATGTTTAAGCAGTGTGCGCGATTGTACAGGCGAAACGATTGGCCGCTGCGACGTCTGAAATCAACTTACAGGGAAATATAGAGAAGGAAAATGACATGATCTGGTTAAAAGC
This region includes:
- a CDS encoding NAD(P)/FAD-dependent oxidoreductase — translated: MMINNSQSSPNLRSIAVIGSGLAGLTSALLLQEQGHQVTVFEKSRGPGGRLAAKRVDGGSADIGAQYFTIRNPAFYQFLDEHAGTDAYAPWQGRFGYQTAPGQWEPFPDETRYVGVPRMTAITRALSAKTDMVAQTRIARLESDENKTWVLVSTEDERFGPFDAVIVTAPPAQAQDLLADSKLVDLAAELDEPVRHVQPCWSVAVHFSRPPFESYEGMRVKSDLLSWVGNNSSKPGRDDAGQWWVLHASSDWSRANVDRPAEQVAGDMIREFQSVTGSRQEPDNVVTHRWLYAKSSDTDTPGHRWFADQRIGLAGDWLSGGRVEGAFNSASGLVDAMGNISG
- a CDS encoding acyl-CoA desaturase, yielding MTRVQNWLTNILRWFDSAAGSDHLDTESRSFNVIRVLPFIALHLACLLVLVTGTSAFAIAFAAGFFVIRMFAITGFYHRYFAHKTFKTSRVAQFLFGLLGASAAQRGPLWWAAHHRHHHQHSDREEDLHSPHQGGFWWSHVGWFTCDAGFAMDERRVKDWMRFPELKFLNRFDSLVPTAAALGIYGLGELLAATAPHLGTNGLQLLVWGFFISTVVLFHATVSINSLSHVWGKRRFETPDDSRNNGWLALITLGEGWHNNHHRWPQSVRQGFRWYEIDMTWYGLWVLSKLGIIWDMKPIPEHIQEETRQLDRTRRKSK
- a CDS encoding HD domain-containing protein: MRSAVNDLLGAYDKLIMDPVHGGIPLYRHEIQVIDHPLFQRLRNICQNDILSLVFPGATHSRFLHSIGVMYVGTRMFRSMIDAYLRERKLSDQNDLSMNQLDAIDYLAKIIRLGCLLHDSGHSSFSHQFTQARRIHELMARPERFEELWKDADYTVYHSEKPHELEHEHYSVRVAHDVLSAVSMAEAGLDARDVIGIMETTDVQPSETFCQHARTFWHFIAGEDAESGVLSKSDTPRLVMDLLSSIVSGEIDADRADYMLRDGFHSSVTIGGFNLDHLLSNLRFGWDVREPWLGLAITQKGLGALEDFVYSRHQMYRKVYAHKTALGFDWLLREAINEVLDDPDMFAWVDTCLSDMRHFADLTDSFFWEAFRKVSRNHPRSFSRCIVDRVKLNHLDTREDLTAQGIEDHSRWLASQLALDPDEVVTCSMRARFSNIQDNFNGIKVLVKDPINRSRSLKKITEVSAFFSKFQDGTITHFYTPPASTRDR
- a CDS encoding PP2C family protein-serine/threonine phosphatase, whose protein sequence is MTSRTERILIIDSDENARSELGRYLSARGFYVYDSPDLASARSLFDRDTPDIIFADLSPAAISELVGRLDDAGIFAPIVAVSATHRAADIVEALRAGAADVALKPCADDKGALDDVIGKLFDRVRVNRLNHLYRQELEEANRDLRDGIAELRADQNAGRKVQLKMLPDHEQVISGLSVDHLIKPSLYLSGDFLDYFPLSDDKVLVYIADVSGHGASSAFVTVLLKNLTNRLQRNLRRGSSSDILHPNQFLDRINTELLDTGLGKHVTVFVGIISVSERALRYSVGAHFPMPILSFVSGETRFLEGSGLPVGLFEDPQWEVYEVPLHEPFNLILFSDGILEVIREKSLDEKERQLLEVVSGGRHTIGALSDALNLEEITELPDDIAIVSVTDSKSVINGPTST
- a CDS encoding STAS domain-containing protein; amino-acid sequence: MAGYKILQAEQQGIYVLKFIGEIRLNLCSTLDNLVESITQDPDFKTVVVDVTETDIIDSTTLGLLAKIAMAAKKRSQFLPTLISTNPDITRIAISMGFDKIFIIVKEPASRIEELEEIPVLKASEQEVRDKVLEAHRVLMGMNSRNREEFKNLVRALECEEPG